In the Streptomyces sp. BHT-5-2 genome, one interval contains:
- a CDS encoding sensor histidine kinase KdpD, with product MGIRGRIALAISGMTALAVVVLGFAVHHIADAERERSARAYQDERLSSALQIYERDGTLALGAQLDDATLPSPLREAVFHDRSGTYLSGGDDPRVWAATGVGGEGERPTRSLSVSAAYPEDDPAQVALDRALLIAGCGTVVLMAVVSWFVAQRLSRRLRLSAAAARRIAAGEPPDADALAGDGRDEVAELGRSVHHMATSLAARVEAEREFTADVAHELRTPVAGLVAAAELLPEPRAVELVQDRAQAMRRLVEDLLEVSRLDAGVERADLDACELPSLVRGIVQRAARQRGVDDLSVSVVVEGEPRIVETDRRRVERVLVNLLANAAKHGEPPIEVVVAGARIVVRDHGPGYPAELCAEGPRRFRTAAPERGTGHGLGLTIAAGQAEVLGARLEFGAAAGGGAEAVLELPDRATVTVPETAATAP from the coding sequence ATGGGCATTCGAGGCCGGATCGCCCTGGCCATTTCGGGTATGACGGCGCTTGCGGTGGTGGTGCTCGGGTTCGCCGTGCACCACATCGCGGACGCCGAGCGGGAGCGGTCGGCCCGGGCGTATCAGGACGAGCGGCTGAGTTCGGCGCTGCAGATCTACGAGCGGGACGGGACGCTGGCGCTGGGTGCGCAGCTGGACGACGCGACGCTGCCGTCGCCGCTGCGGGAGGCCGTCTTCCATGATCGTTCGGGGACGTATCTCAGCGGTGGCGACGATCCGCGGGTGTGGGCGGCGACCGGGGTCGGTGGCGAGGGTGAGCGGCCGACGCGTTCGCTGTCGGTGTCGGCGGCGTACCCGGAGGACGATCCGGCGCAGGTGGCGCTGGACCGGGCGCTGCTGATCGCGGGGTGCGGCACGGTCGTGCTGATGGCGGTGGTGTCGTGGTTCGTGGCGCAGCGGCTGTCGCGGCGGTTGCGGTTGAGTGCGGCGGCGGCCCGGCGGATCGCGGCGGGTGAGCCGCCGGACGCGGATGCGTTGGCCGGTGACGGTCGGGACGAGGTGGCCGAGTTGGGCCGCAGTGTGCATCACATGGCGACGTCGCTGGCGGCGCGGGTGGAGGCGGAGCGGGAGTTCACCGCGGATGTGGCGCACGAGCTGCGGACGCCGGTGGCGGGTCTGGTGGCGGCGGCGGAGCTGTTGCCGGAGCCGCGGGCGGTGGAGCTGGTGCAGGACCGGGCGCAGGCGATGCGGCGTCTGGTGGAGGATCTGCTGGAGGTGTCGCGGCTGGACGCGGGGGTGGAGCGGGCCGATCTGGACGCCTGTGAACTGCCGTCGTTGGTGCGGGGGATCGTGCAGCGGGCGGCCCGGCAGCGTGGGGTGGACGACCTGTCGGTGTCGGTGGTGGTCGAGGGGGAGCCGCGGATCGTGGAGACGGACCGCCGGCGGGTGGAGCGGGTGCTGGTGAACCTGCTGGCGAACGCGGCCAAGCACGGGGAGCCGCCGATCGAGGTGGTGGTGGCCGGGGCGCGGATCGTGGTGCGGGATCACGGGCCGGGTTATCCGGCGGAGTTGTGTGCGGAGGGGCCGCGGCGGTTCCGTACGGCGGCGCCGGAGCGGGGTACGGGGCACGGGTTGGGGCTGACGATCGCCGCGGGGCAGGCGGAGGTGCTGGGGGCGCGGTTGGAGTTCGGTGCTGCTGCGGGCGGTGGTGCCGAGGCGGTGCTGGAGTTGCCGGACCGGGCGACGGTGACGGTGCCGGAGACGGCGGCGACGGCACCGTGA
- a CDS encoding ABC transporter permease yields the protein MWVRSTLAYRTSFALMTFGNFAGSALDFAAILLMFSRVRALGGFTLPEVAFLYGTCSLALGLADLVVGNVERLGARIRDGTLDTLLLRPAPVYAQIAADRFALRRLGRTAQGLLVLLWSTGRIAVDWTPGRILMVPLMTVCGAVIFGAVYTAGAAFQFWAQDAAELQNSLTYGGNTLLQYPPTVFARDLVRGVTFVVPLAFVNWLPALWLLGRPYPLGLPVWTAFLGPAVAALMAAGAALAWRHGVRAYRSTGS from the coding sequence ATGTGGGTGCGCTCCACGCTCGCCTACCGGACCTCGTTCGCCCTGATGACGTTCGGCAACTTCGCCGGCAGCGCACTGGACTTCGCCGCGATCCTGCTGATGTTCTCCCGGGTCCGCGCGCTCGGCGGCTTCACCCTCCCCGAGGTCGCCTTCCTCTACGGCACCTGCAGCCTCGCGCTGGGCCTCGCCGACCTGGTCGTCGGCAACGTGGAGCGGCTGGGCGCCCGGATCCGCGACGGCACCCTCGACACCCTGCTGCTGCGCCCCGCCCCGGTCTACGCCCAGATCGCCGCGGACCGCTTCGCGCTGCGCCGGCTGGGCCGCACCGCCCAGGGGCTGCTGGTGCTGCTGTGGTCGACCGGCCGGATCGCGGTGGACTGGACACCCGGCCGGATCCTGATGGTGCCGCTGATGACGGTGTGCGGCGCGGTGATCTTCGGCGCGGTCTACACCGCCGGCGCGGCCTTCCAGTTCTGGGCGCAGGACGCCGCCGAGCTCCAGAACTCCCTCACCTACGGCGGCAACACCCTGCTCCAGTACCCGCCGACGGTGTTCGCCCGCGACCTGGTCCGCGGCGTCACCTTCGTCGTCCCGCTGGCCTTCGTCAACTGGCTGCCCGCACTGTGGCTGCTGGGCCGCCCCTACCCCCTCGGCCTGCCGGTCTGGACGGCCTTCCTGGGCCCCGCGGTGGCCGCGCTGATGGCCGCGGGCGCCGCACTGGCCTGGCGGCACGGCGTCCGCGCCTACCGCAGCACCGGCAGCTGA
- a CDS encoding co-chaperone GroES yields MLHDRVLVRTDIPEGERRSSGGIVIPATAAVGRRLAWAEVVAVGQNVRTVEVGDRVLYDPEDRAEVEVRGVAYVLMRERDLHAVAAERLEGADDSTGLYL; encoded by the coding sequence ATGCTGCACGACCGTGTGCTGGTCCGGACGGACATCCCCGAGGGCGAGCGCCGTTCGTCCGGCGGCATCGTCATTCCCGCGACCGCGGCGGTCGGCCGTCGCCTGGCCTGGGCCGAGGTGGTCGCGGTGGGGCAGAACGTACGGACCGTCGAGGTGGGCGACCGGGTGCTCTACGACCCCGAGGACCGGGCGGAGGTCGAGGTGCGCGGGGTGGCGTACGTGCTGATGCGCGAGCGTGATCTGCACGCGGTGGCCGCGGAGCGCCTGGAGGGCGCCGACGACTCGACCGGTCTGTATCTGTAG
- a CDS encoding ATP-binding cassette domain-containing protein: protein MDAVGGDPLIELTGVEKVFTVRRRAGRWRRTRHQVRAVDGLTFQVPRGEMVGYIGPNGAGKSTTIKMLTGILVPSGGRLRVAGIDPSRERTRLARRIGVVFGQRTTLWWDLPLKDSYELVRRMYRVPAAVFRANLDRCVELLDLAPLLEVPVRQLSLGQRMRGDIAAALLHDPDVLYLDEPTIGLDVVSKARVRSFLREVNAERGVTVLLTTHDLTDIEQLCRRVMVIDHGRLVFDGDLAGLRAAADGERTLVVDLAEELPPIEGVPGARTVKVEGPRQWLAFPAERSAAPLVTAVAARYPLVDLAVREPDIETLIAELYAGGGAARRDPGTPPRRPRTAHRGLSAPDPTDTP from the coding sequence ATGGACGCGGTGGGCGGGGATCCGCTGATCGAGCTGACGGGCGTCGAGAAGGTCTTCACCGTCCGCCGCCGGGCGGGCCGCTGGCGCCGCACCCGGCACCAGGTCCGTGCCGTCGACGGCCTCACCTTCCAGGTGCCGCGCGGCGAGATGGTCGGTTACATCGGGCCCAACGGCGCCGGGAAGTCCACCACCATCAAGATGCTCACCGGCATCCTGGTGCCCAGCGGCGGCCGGCTGCGGGTCGCCGGCATCGACCCCTCCCGGGAGCGCACCCGCCTCGCCCGCCGCATCGGCGTGGTCTTCGGACAGCGCACCACCCTGTGGTGGGACCTGCCGCTGAAGGACTCCTACGAGCTGGTGCGCCGGATGTACCGCGTCCCGGCCGCCGTCTTCCGCGCCAACCTCGACCGCTGCGTGGAACTCCTCGACCTCGCACCCCTGTTGGAGGTGCCGGTCCGCCAGCTCTCGCTCGGCCAGCGGATGCGCGGCGACATCGCCGCCGCGCTGCTGCACGACCCCGACGTGCTCTACCTCGACGAGCCCACCATCGGCCTGGACGTCGTCAGCAAGGCCAGGGTCCGCTCGTTCCTGCGCGAGGTCAACGCCGAACGCGGCGTCACGGTCCTGCTGACCACCCACGACCTCACCGACATCGAGCAGTTGTGCCGCCGGGTGATGGTCATCGACCACGGCCGGCTGGTCTTCGACGGGGACCTGGCCGGGCTGCGCGCCGCCGCGGACGGCGAGCGCACCCTGGTGGTGGACCTGGCCGAGGAACTCCCGCCCATCGAGGGCGTTCCCGGCGCCCGCACGGTGAAGGTGGAGGGCCCGCGGCAGTGGCTGGCGTTCCCCGCCGAGCGCAGCGCGGCCCCCCTGGTGACGGCGGTCGCCGCCCGCTATCCGCTGGTGGACCTCGCGGTGCGCGAACCCGACATCGAGACCCTGATCGCCGAGCTCTACGCGGGCGGCGGCGCGGCCCGCCGAGACCCCGGCACCCCGCCCCGGCGGCCCCGCACCGCACACCGCGGACTTTCCGCCCCTGATCCAACGGACACGCCCTAA
- a CDS encoding MFS transporter, protein MPHLSPEESHSAPRSDRAARRRHRALFRAIDRRRNPRLRRTDITVTDEPTVRRAVKAAALGNAMEWFDFGIYSYLALTIGKVFFPTGSSTTSLLSSFATFAVAFLVRPLGGAYFGPLGDRIGRKKVLALTMIMMALGTLSIGLIPSYDAIGLWSPALLILFRLIQGFSTGGEYGGASTFIAEYAPDKKRGYFGSFLEMGTLIGYTGAAGIVLLLNTALGPDTMLTWGWRVPFLIAGPLGLVGLYLRLRLDETPAFQKFESAQNHAPADTPGHTEDESARHPADSAGRKLGEILTHHWPALILCIALVGAYNITDYMLLSYMPTYLTDTLDYDESHGLLILLVTMVVLICLLPTVGKLNDRYGRKPLLMSGMVGFLVLAIPAFLLVKRGSLVAVGGGTALLGLSLLCLLGTMSAALPALFPTSVRYGSLSIGYNLAVSLFGGTTPLVITALMNAFHKNVMVPAYYTMGAALIGVIAVACMKETARQPLEGSPPSVATKEEALALIAERTQEPRF, encoded by the coding sequence GTGCCGCACCTCAGTCCCGAAGAAAGCCACTCCGCACCGCGGTCGGACCGAGCGGCGCGCAGACGCCACCGGGCGCTCTTCCGCGCCATCGACCGACGCCGCAACCCCCGGCTCCGCCGCACCGACATCACGGTCACCGACGAACCGACCGTCCGCCGCGCCGTCAAGGCCGCCGCACTCGGCAACGCCATGGAGTGGTTCGACTTCGGGATCTACAGCTACCTGGCCCTGACCATCGGCAAGGTCTTCTTCCCCACCGGCAGCTCCACCACCAGCCTGCTCTCCTCCTTCGCCACCTTCGCCGTGGCCTTCCTCGTCCGACCACTGGGCGGCGCCTACTTCGGCCCCCTCGGCGACCGCATCGGCCGCAAGAAGGTCCTCGCCCTCACCATGATCATGATGGCGCTGGGCACCCTCTCCATCGGCCTCATCCCCTCTTACGACGCCATCGGCCTGTGGTCCCCGGCACTCCTCATCCTCTTCCGCCTCATCCAGGGCTTCTCCACCGGCGGCGAATACGGCGGCGCCTCCACGTTCATCGCCGAGTACGCACCCGACAAGAAACGCGGCTACTTCGGCAGCTTCCTGGAAATGGGCACCCTGATCGGCTACACCGGCGCCGCCGGCATCGTCCTCCTCCTCAACACCGCACTCGGCCCGGACACCATGCTCACCTGGGGCTGGCGCGTCCCCTTCCTGATCGCCGGCCCGCTCGGCCTCGTCGGCCTCTACCTGCGACTGCGACTCGACGAGACCCCGGCCTTCCAGAAGTTCGAGTCCGCACAGAACCACGCCCCGGCCGACACCCCCGGCCACACCGAGGACGAGTCCGCCCGCCACCCCGCCGACTCCGCGGGCCGGAAACTGGGCGAGATCCTCACCCACCACTGGCCCGCGCTCATCCTGTGCATCGCCCTCGTCGGCGCCTACAACATCACCGACTACATGCTGCTGTCGTACATGCCGACGTACCTCACGGACACCCTCGACTACGACGAGTCCCACGGCCTGCTGATCCTGCTGGTCACCATGGTCGTCCTGATCTGCCTGCTCCCCACCGTCGGCAAACTCAACGACCGCTACGGCCGCAAACCGCTCCTGATGAGCGGGATGGTCGGCTTCCTCGTCCTCGCCATCCCCGCGTTCCTCCTGGTCAAGCGGGGCTCTTTGGTCGCGGTCGGAGGCGGCACGGCCCTGCTGGGCCTCTCCCTCCTCTGCCTCCTGGGCACCATGTCCGCCGCACTGCCCGCCCTCTTCCCCACCAGCGTCCGCTACGGCTCCCTCTCCATCGGCTACAACCTCGCGGTCTCCCTCTTCGGAGGCACCACACCCCTGGTCATCACCGCCCTGATGAACGCCTTCCACAAGAACGTCATGGTGCCCGCCTACTACACGATGGGCGCCGCCCTCATCGGCGTGATCGCCGTCGCCTGCATGAAGGAGACCGCCCGACAGCCCCTCGAAGGCTCCCCGCCCTCCGTCGCCACCAAGGAGGAGGCGCTCGCCCTCATCGCCGAACGCACCCAGGAGCCGCGCTTCTGA
- a CDS encoding multidrug efflux SMR transporter, producing MAWILLLVAGLLEVGWSIGMKFTDGFTRLWPSVATGAGIVASMVLLSYAARTLPIGTAYGVWVGIGAAGAAVVGMLVLGEPMTAARIFFICLLLVAVVGLKATSGH from the coding sequence ATGGCATGGATCCTGCTCCTCGTCGCCGGTCTGCTGGAGGTCGGCTGGTCGATCGGGATGAAGTTCACCGACGGGTTCACCCGGCTGTGGCCCAGTGTGGCCACCGGCGCCGGCATCGTCGCCAGCATGGTGCTGCTCTCCTACGCGGCCCGGACTCTGCCGATCGGCACCGCGTACGGCGTCTGGGTCGGCATCGGCGCAGCCGGGGCGGCGGTGGTCGGCATGCTCGTGCTCGGCGAGCCGATGACCGCCGCGCGGATCTTCTTCATCTGTCTGCTGCTGGTGGCGGTGGTGGGGTTGAAGGCCACGTCCGGCCACTGA
- a CDS encoding transglycosylase domain-containing protein, translating into MSDDARHDGTGSEPGEPDETDAAAAARPRRTGWRRLLPTWRMTVGGVLLLLLLIVGGLTAGYLLVGIPPANSAAKAQSNVYLYSDGTELARDGDVNRENVPLGQVPRTVQRAVLAAEDRDFYAESAVDPAAMLRAAWNTVIGKGRQSGSTVTQQYVKNYYLGQEQTLTRKAKEFFIAIKLDREESKDQILQGYLNTSYYGRNAYGIQAAAQAYYGKNVGALTTAEGAYLAALLNAPSAYDITAHPENRPRAVARWNYVLDGMVEQKWLGRAERAAMTFPALVQARASAGLSGQRGYLVEAVRDYLTGHDVVDENTLRAGGYRITTTIDRKRQNAFVRSVRTQLMDRLDGDRAVDRAVRAGGASIDPATGRVVALYGGVDYAKQYVNSATRRDYQVGSTFKPLVFAAAVQHHSVTQDGSPITPRTVYDGTDKRMTISHGRPTGFAPANEDDRSYGPITVTEATDKSVNAVYAQMGIDVGPGTVRKTAVALGVPADAPGLAASRGAIALGTATPSVLDMTEVYATLARHGRQLPYTLVDHVTKAGEEIDLPEREQTTAVERAAADTTTHILRSVVDGGTGTAAQAAGRPAAGKTGTAEQDKAAWFAGYTPDLATVVAVLGQHPQTAAQEPLYGAAGLDRVNGGDFPARIWADYTSAALAGHPVRNFDLRLQEGAEPSPSASPSADASASPSDSASPGTGPSGSPTPSGTGTPTGTGAPTGPTGEPTLPPTPTDLPPTTEPTEEFPTVVPPDAEELTRHWGGG; encoded by the coding sequence ATGAGCGACGACGCGCGGCACGACGGCACGGGCAGCGAGCCCGGCGAGCCCGACGAGACCGACGCGGCAGCCGCCGCCCGCCCCCGGCGCACGGGCTGGCGCCGGCTCCTGCCGACCTGGCGGATGACGGTGGGCGGCGTACTGCTCCTGCTGCTGCTGATCGTGGGCGGGCTGACCGCCGGCTACCTCCTCGTCGGCATCCCGCCCGCCAACAGCGCCGCGAAGGCGCAGAGCAACGTCTACCTCTACTCCGACGGCACGGAACTGGCCCGCGACGGCGACGTCAACCGCGAGAACGTCCCGCTCGGCCAGGTGCCCAGGACCGTCCAGCGGGCCGTACTGGCCGCCGAGGACCGGGACTTCTACGCCGAGTCCGCGGTCGACCCGGCCGCGATGCTGCGGGCCGCCTGGAACACCGTCATCGGCAAGGGCAGACAGTCCGGCTCCACCGTCACCCAGCAGTACGTCAAGAACTACTACCTCGGCCAGGAACAGACCCTCACCCGCAAGGCCAAGGAGTTCTTCATCGCCATCAAGCTGGACCGCGAGGAGTCCAAGGACCAGATCCTCCAGGGCTACCTCAACACCAGCTACTACGGCCGCAACGCCTACGGCATCCAGGCCGCCGCCCAGGCGTACTACGGCAAGAACGTCGGCGCCCTGACCACCGCCGAGGGCGCCTACCTCGCCGCGCTCCTCAACGCCCCCAGCGCCTACGACATCACCGCCCACCCCGAGAACCGGCCGCGCGCCGTGGCCCGCTGGAACTACGTGCTGGACGGCATGGTCGAGCAGAAGTGGCTGGGCCGCGCCGAACGCGCCGCGATGACCTTCCCCGCCCTCGTCCAGGCCCGCGCCTCGGCCGGCCTCTCCGGGCAGCGCGGCTATCTCGTCGAAGCCGTCCGGGACTACCTCACCGGCCACGACGTCGTCGACGAGAACACCCTCCGGGCCGGCGGCTACCGCATCACCACCACCATCGACCGCAAGCGGCAGAACGCCTTCGTCAGATCCGTCCGCACCCAGCTGATGGACCGGCTCGACGGCGACCGCGCGGTGGACCGCGCGGTCCGGGCCGGCGGCGCCTCCATCGACCCCGCCACCGGCCGGGTCGTCGCCCTCTACGGCGGCGTCGACTACGCCAAGCAGTACGTCAACAGCGCCACCCGGCGCGACTACCAGGTCGGCTCCACCTTCAAGCCGCTGGTCTTCGCCGCCGCCGTCCAGCACCACTCCGTCACCCAGGACGGCTCCCCGATCACCCCCCGCACCGTCTACGACGGCACCGACAAGCGAATGACGATCAGTCACGGCCGCCCCACCGGCTTCGCCCCCGCCAACGAGGACGACCGCTCCTACGGCCCGATCACCGTCACCGAGGCCACCGACAAGTCCGTCAACGCGGTCTACGCCCAGATGGGCATCGACGTCGGCCCGGGCACCGTCCGCAAGACCGCGGTCGCCCTCGGGGTCCCCGCCGACGCCCCCGGCCTCGCCGCCTCCCGGGGCGCCATCGCCCTGGGCACCGCGACCCCCAGCGTGCTGGACATGACCGAGGTCTACGCGACCCTGGCGCGGCACGGCCGGCAGCTCCCGTACACCCTGGTCGACCACGTCACCAAAGCCGGCGAGGAGATCGACCTGCCGGAGCGCGAGCAGACCACCGCCGTCGAGCGGGCCGCCGCCGACACCACCACCCACATCCTGCGCAGCGTCGTCGACGGCGGCACCGGCACCGCCGCGCAGGCCGCCGGGCGCCCGGCGGCCGGCAAGACCGGCACCGCCGAGCAGGACAAGGCCGCCTGGTTCGCCGGCTACACCCCCGACCTGGCCACCGTCGTGGCCGTCCTGGGCCAGCACCCGCAGACCGCCGCCCAGGAACCGCTCTACGGCGCGGCCGGCCTGGACCGCGTCAACGGCGGCGACTTCCCCGCCCGGATCTGGGCCGACTACACGTCGGCGGCGCTGGCCGGCCACCCGGTCCGCAACTTCGACCTGCGGCTCCAGGAGGGCGCCGAACCCAGCCCGTCCGCCTCGCCGTCCGCCGATGCGTCGGCGTCCCCGAGCGATTCGGCCTCCCCCGGCACCGGCCCGTCCGGCAGCCCCACCCCCAGCGGCACCGGGACGCCCACCGGGACCGGCGCCCCCACCGGCCCGACCGGCGAGCCGACCCTGCCCCCGACCCCCACCGACCTGCCGCCCACCACCGAACCCACCGAGGAGTTCCCGACCGTGGTCCCGCCCGACGCGGAAGAACTGACCCGGCACTGGGGCGGCGGCTGA
- a CDS encoding HNH endonuclease, protein MPVSPYTRERLEAAAATSRTLSEALGRLGADPRSAQRNYLRERMRKLGVGTSHFEREGVRWTPEVLRTAVSASTNMCEVLRHLGLEVVGGHHTHISRRIRAYGIDTSHFTTAARTENMRCNQRRRTAEEILVKATSAHATRIPNSRLKRAMRELGVAEHCALCGIEAVWQGEPLPLEVDHLDGNWRDNRIGNLRLLCPNCHATTDSYRGRGKGRAKGDAA, encoded by the coding sequence ATGCCGGTGAGTCCGTACACCCGGGAGCGACTGGAGGCCGCGGCGGCGACGTCCCGGACGCTGTCGGAGGCGCTGGGGAGGCTGGGAGCGGATCCGCGGAGCGCGCAGCGGAACTACCTCCGGGAGCGGATGAGGAAACTGGGGGTGGGCACCTCGCACTTCGAGCGGGAGGGGGTGCGGTGGACGCCGGAGGTACTCCGGACCGCGGTGTCGGCCTCGACGAACATGTGCGAAGTCCTCCGCCACCTCGGCCTGGAGGTCGTGGGCGGACACCACACCCACATCAGCCGCCGGATCAGGGCTTACGGGATCGACACTTCGCACTTCACGACTGCGGCCCGCACGGAGAACATGAGGTGCAACCAACGCCGCCGAACGGCCGAGGAGATCCTCGTCAAGGCCACATCGGCGCACGCCACGCGCATTCCGAACAGCCGCCTCAAGAGGGCGATGCGTGAGCTGGGCGTAGCCGAGCACTGCGCCCTGTGCGGAATCGAAGCGGTCTGGCAGGGGGAACCGCTCCCCCTGGAGGTCGACCACCTCGACGGCAACTGGCGCGACAACCGGATCGGAAACCTCCGACTCCTCTGCCCCAACTGCCATGCGACGACGGATAGTTATCGAGGGCGGGGCAAGGGACGCGCAAAGGGTGACGCGGCATGA
- the bcp gene encoding thioredoxin-dependent thiol peroxidase, translating to MSERLQPGDTAPAFTLPDADGKQVSLADHKGRKVIVYFYPAALTPGCTKQACDFTDNLDFLAGHGYDVIGISPDKPEKLAKFREKEDLKVTLLGDPDKEVLTAYGAFGEKKLYGKTVTGVIRSTVVVDEDGKVERALYNVKATGHVAKIIKDLAL from the coding sequence ATGAGTGAGCGACTCCAGCCCGGCGACACCGCACCCGCCTTCACGCTCCCCGACGCCGACGGCAAGCAGGTCTCGCTCGCCGACCACAAGGGACGCAAGGTCATCGTCTACTTCTACCCCGCGGCACTGACCCCCGGCTGCACCAAGCAGGCCTGCGACTTCACCGACAACCTCGACTTCCTCGCCGGCCACGGCTACGACGTCATCGGCATCTCCCCCGACAAGCCGGAGAAGCTCGCCAAGTTCCGCGAGAAGGAGGACCTGAAGGTCACCCTGCTCGGCGACCCCGACAAAGAGGTGCTCACCGCCTACGGCGCCTTCGGCGAGAAGAAGCTCTACGGCAAGACCGTCACCGGGGTGATCCGCTCCACCGTGGTCGTCGACGAGGACGGCAAGGTCGAACGGGCCCTCTACAACGTCAAGGCCACCGGCCACGTCGCCAAGATCATCAAGGATCTGGCGCTGTAG
- a CDS encoding ABC-2 family transporter protein — protein MLYVAVAAGSFRRYATYRAATVAGIVTNTVFGFIIAYTYLALWDQRPHLGGYGPAQALTFAWAGQALLAVALIATGGLDELQERIRSGDIAVDLYRPADLQLWWLAADLGRAGLQLLGRGVVPLAVGALAFPLALPGDPPTWGWFLLSALLGVVVSFALRYLVALSAFWLLDSSGLAMVGGLSCMFFSGMVLPLRVFPGGLADAAQLLPWAALLQVPADILIGARTGPALLRGLAFQAAWAAALLALGRLVQSAATRKVVVQGG, from the coding sequence GTGTTGTACGTCGCGGTGGCGGCCGGCAGCTTCCGGCGGTACGCCACCTACCGCGCCGCCACCGTCGCCGGCATCGTCACCAACACCGTCTTCGGCTTCATCATCGCCTACACCTACCTCGCCCTGTGGGACCAGCGGCCGCACCTGGGCGGCTACGGCCCGGCCCAGGCGCTGACCTTCGCCTGGGCCGGACAGGCCCTGCTGGCCGTCGCCCTGATCGCCACCGGCGGCCTGGACGAGCTCCAGGAGCGGATCCGCAGCGGCGACATCGCGGTGGACCTCTACCGGCCCGCCGACCTCCAGCTGTGGTGGCTCGCCGCGGACCTGGGCCGGGCCGGCCTCCAACTGCTCGGCCGCGGCGTGGTGCCGCTCGCGGTGGGCGCCCTGGCCTTCCCGCTGGCGCTCCCCGGCGACCCGCCGACCTGGGGCTGGTTCCTGCTGTCGGCGCTGCTGGGCGTCGTGGTCAGCTTCGCGCTGCGCTACCTCGTCGCACTGTCGGCGTTCTGGCTGCTGGACAGCTCCGGACTGGCCATGGTCGGCGGGCTGTCCTGCATGTTCTTCTCCGGGATGGTGCTGCCGCTGCGGGTCTTCCCCGGCGGACTGGCCGACGCCGCCCAGCTGCTGCCGTGGGCCGCGCTGCTCCAGGTCCCGGCCGACATCCTGATCGGCGCCCGGACCGGCCCGGCGCTGCTGCGCGGACTGGCGTTCCAGGCGGCCTGGGCGGCGGCGCTGCTGGCCCTGGGGCGCCTGGTGCAGTCGGCCGCCACCCGCAAGGTGGTGGTCCAGGGTGGCTAG
- a CDS encoding DUF3618 domain-containing protein encodes MSEARTPAQIEADIVRRRQDLAVTLDEIGVRLHPKTIMDEAKAKATAAVDRTAGRAYVAVNRLVSDVRGQLVSEEGAPRLERIVPVAVVGVAVVGLLVLGSKKRRK; translated from the coding sequence GTGTCGGAAGCCAGGACCCCTGCCCAGATCGAGGCGGACATCGTCCGCAGGCGGCAGGATCTCGCCGTGACGCTCGACGAGATCGGCGTTCGGCTGCACCCGAAGACGATCATGGACGAGGCGAAGGCGAAGGCGACGGCGGCGGTGGACCGTACGGCGGGGCGGGCCTATGTGGCCGTCAACCGCCTGGTTTCGGACGTGCGCGGCCAGCTGGTGTCCGAGGAGGGGGCGCCGCGTCTGGAGCGGATCGTCCCGGTGGCCGTGGTCGGGGTGGCGGTGGTCGGTCTGCTGGTGCTGGGTTCGAAGAAGCGGCGCAAGTAG